In bacterium, the sequence GGCACATGTAGTTGAATTGTATTTTCGGCTATCAAAGGTTTTGGCACAAATTGATAAACCTTGTGAGATTATTTTTATCGATGATGGTAGCACAGATAAAACCTATGCCTTGATTAAAGACTTGAAAATGCGTGATGAGAAAATAAAGATTATCCGATTTATTCGCAATTTTGGGCAATATTTAGCCATAATCGCGGGATTTAATCAAGCAAAAGGCAAGATAATGGTTACGATTGAAGGTAGTCTCAAAAGCCCACCTGAAGAGATACCTAATTTATTAGAAGAACTAAATAAAGGCTATGATGTTGTCATTGGCTCTATAGGATTACATCAGTTACCTTCTATTTTTCGACCCTTAATTAATTTTATTAACTGGTTTGTTTCTAAACTTACCGGAACCACGATAAAAGACTATGAATCTCTATTTATGGCATATAAAAGAGGGGCAGTAAAAATGCTCCTCCAGTGTCGAGAAAGGACCCCATTAATAAAAGCATTACTGGGTTGGCTTGGACTTAAAATCGGTGAAATAGAACTTGATACTACCCATAGTTCCACAAAGACAGTTTTTGATTTATTAAAAGCAGATTTTGAACTTATTACCAGTTTTTCAACATCGCCTATCTCATTCTTAAGCTCTCTTGGAGTATTTATGGGCTCCCTGGCGATTGTGCTTGGATTATTCTGGTTAATTCAATCATTTATTTTAAACGCAGGCATTAGTATCATCATCGCCTTTTTATCCATCCTTTTTGGCATACAACTTTATGGACTCGCCTTCCTCGGTAAGTATATTGCAAAAATATATCTCCAAATTCAAGGCAGACCTTATTATATCATTGAAGAAATAATTGAGTAACAGTAACTACTCCTAATTTTTACCTGGTGTCGTGTTGAACAAATAAGGCACGGAATTTGATTCTGGTAACTGGTGATTGGTAACTGGTAATTAAATACCGTTCGGCTGAGCTCAGGACGAAACTATTTAACCAATTACCAGTTACCAATTATCCGTTTGCAGGTTATGAAATCTGATGATACCCCGTGCAAAACTTACTCAACACCACACTAGCATCTTTTACAGGACGGATAGATTTGTGATTTGGAATTTTGCAATTTACTCCGCTCTCCACCATAACCATATTTGTCCAGTAAAACTTGTGGGACAAACTTGCTGATACCTGACTGCACAACGCCTTCAATAATCTGTTAATTGATAATTATCCTCTTCCTTCCATTCTTTTATCTTTTTCTTGACCTGATGTCGCTTTATCATATAAACCACAAGACATAAAACAGGAAATATAAGCCAGAGTAAATAACTACTCGTAACAACTGAAATCCAGTTAAATCTTTTCTTCAAAGACGCATACCAGTTAGTTTCTAACTTCCCAAAATCCATCCCGAATGATTTGTTAAAGGCTGAATCAAATTCAGTGCCATAACTTAATTCTTTTATTAACTTAATAACCTTTTCTTTACCATACCGATTTATCATAAACAAAACAATATCAAAACTTTGTGCATAAGCTAATTGTGTTTGGAAGTCATCCTGGGGAAAGGTATAAGTAAGACTTGAAAAAGGGAGTAATTTGTCAGTCAGATATGCCTGACCGAGGTACATATTATTTACTAATTGCCATTCTTTCGCCTCATACATAGCCAGCCCTTCATTTAACCATCGTGGTAAATAGCCTTTTTTGAAAATTACACCTAAGACAATATGAGTAAGTTCATGCCTGATTGTTTTTTCAAGGGTAATATTTAGATTACTTTTAGGTGATTGAATGACAATAATGTTATCTTTACCAACACAGGCTTGTCCCACAATTTGTTTTTGGACACCTTTATTGGCTAACTCAAACTCTTTTCGAGAAGGAAAAATAAAGATAAAAGTCCGTTGGTCCACAGTAAATCCAATATCGGCAGTAATTGTTTGATAAGATTCTTCGGCGATTTGAATAGTTCTAAGTGCTACCTTTTTATCAGATTGCGTGAAATGTATCATAAAATGTTGACTTTGTAGAGATTGCCATTGTTGTGAGCAAAGAGAGAAAGGGAAAAAGAGAAAACATACGATGATAATAATTTTATTTACCATTTTAATCTTATCTCAATTAGATAGTTGATAGTTGATAGTTGATGGTTGATAGTCTATGAAACTATCAACTATAAACTATAAACTATCAACCATCAACCCTGTTCTAAGAGATGGAATTAAGCGTATAGCCAATAGATTTTAATTTTTTCTCTGTGTCTCCGCGTCTCTGCGGTGAATAGTTATTCTTCATGAAAGATTAAGCCTGTAAAGATATAGATTTCTGTCTCTTTTTCTTTCCAGGCGTTTGGCGGCAGGCCCGCTTTATAACAGGTATGGGTAAGGAATTGTTCACGATTCCAACCTTGCTCGGTGGCTACCTGAGGAAGAAGTAAGCCTGAATTATACCCTTTGACCATGTAAAGTCCATGTTTGCCTATTTCAATTTGCTCAATATCATTTATTCGTGTTAATTCTGAGAGAACCGTAATTTCAATCTTTATCTGGTCTAATTCATCTTTGGTTACAGGTGAAAATCTTGGGTCTTCTGTTGCGGCGGCAATAGCCATTTTACTCACGGCTTGAGCTACCGGGGCGATAGCCTTGATGTAACCAATACAACCACGCAATTGCTTATTTTTGGTAAGGGTAACAAATGCACCCGCCGGCTTTTGAAGCTCGGGATAATCATCTACCTCTACTGGTGGAATGTGCCTGTTTTTAATATAATCTTCTATCGTCCTTCTGGCAATTTTAAGCAATACCCCTTGTTCTTCCTTATCTAACATCATAGCTTTTTCCTCCTTTTGTGCAAAGATAACTGCTCCATAACCAACTACTCTTGATTTATCACCAATTATTGGCACATCACCCGAATTAGCATAATTTAAAACAGTGGCCTGGTGGATTCCAAATTCTTTGGTGACCAACATTAATGTCAAAACCGCCCCAACTCCACAAAGTAAGGTGCTACATTTCTCATGGGGTTCATTGAGCCAGGCAACTAATTCATTAATATCCATCTCTTTGATTAAAGAGAGGGTTTTTTTATCTACTTTGTTGGCTATTTCATAAGGTGGATAATGAGTCATATCGGATGAGGCAATGAATAAAATATTTTTGCCTTTACTATTTAAAATAAGACTTCTGGCTAAAACTTGAGCGTCATTTGGATTACTCATAAGTATTGGAACAATTTTAAATTCTTTCAATAGCCGTTGAAGAAAGGGGATTTCAACTTCTAACGAATGCTCTTTCTCATGGACTTGAGGTAAAGATTTAATTTTTGGGTCTGACTTGATTAATGCAGAGGTCAGCTCAGTGTCTATCTTTACCAATCCAAATGGTGTCTGATAAGCATCAGATGTATCAACGGCAATACCATCAAAATGGGCAAAATGGCTCATTCCTATTATCACTACGGTATCAAATGAAAGTTCTTCGAGTTGTTTAAAACAATGAGCCGCGACCTCTCCTGA encodes:
- a CDS encoding glycosyltransferase family 2 protein: MEESEIYLSIISPVYNEEAHVVELYFRLSKVLAQIDKPCEIIFIDDGSTDKTYALIKDLKMRDEKIKIIRFIRNFGQYLAIIAGFNQAKGKIMVTIEGSLKSPPEEIPNLLEELNKGYDVVIGSIGLHQLPSIFRPLINFINWFVSKLTGTTIKDYESLFMAYKRGAVKMLLQCRERTPLIKALLGWLGLKIGEIELDTTHSSTKTVFDLLKADFELITSFSTSPISFLSSLGVFMGSLAIVLGLFWLIQSFILNAGISIIIAFLSILFGIQLYGLAFLGKYIAKIYLQIQGRPYYIIEEIIE
- the amrB gene encoding AmmeMemoRadiSam system protein B, which translates into the protein MKIGKHRWRKDFLSTLYFLLSTSYGYIKMWHKLLIIGLSLLLPVEGCSQTQTPSKDIPQNIRQPAVAGGFYPADPTELKNQINGFLNNVQKEKIEGRIIGLMVPHAGYDYSGEVAAHCFKQLEELSFDTVVIIGMSHFAHFDGIAVDTSDAYQTPFGLVKIDTELTSALIKSDPKIKSLPQVHEKEHSLEVEIPFLQRLLKEFKIVPILMSNPNDAQVLARSLILNSKGKNILFIASSDMTHYPPYEIANKVDKKTLSLIKEMDINELVAWLNEPHEKCSTLLCGVGAVLTLMLVTKEFGIHQATVLNYANSGDVPIIGDKSRVVGYGAVIFAQKEEKAMMLDKEEQGVLLKIARRTIEDYIKNRHIPPVEVDDYPELQKPAGAFVTLTKNKQLRGCIGYIKAIAPVAQAVSKMAIAAATEDPRFSPVTKDELDQIKIEITVLSELTRINDIEQIEIGKHGLYMVKGYNSGLLLPQVATEQGWNREQFLTHTCYKAGLPPNAWKEKETEIYIFTGLIFHEE
- a CDS encoding peptidase MA family metallohydrolase, coding for MVNKIIIIVCFLFFPFSLCSQQWQSLQSQHFMIHFTQSDKKVALRTIQIAEESYQTITADIGFTVDQRTFIFIFPSRKEFELANKGVQKQIVGQACVGKDNIIVIQSPKSNLNITLEKTIRHELTHIVLGVIFKKGYLPRWLNEGLAMYEAKEWQLVNNMYLGQAYLTDKLLPFSSLTYTFPQDDFQTQLAYAQSFDIVLFMINRYGKEKVIKLIKELSYGTEFDSAFNKSFGMDFGKLETNWYASLKKRFNWISVVTSSYLLWLIFPVLCLVVYMIKRHQVKKKIKEWKEEDNYQLTDY